A window of the Lysinibacillus irui genome harbors these coding sequences:
- a CDS encoding tRNA dihydrouridine synthase, whose product MNQNNFWLDLPRPFFILAPMEDVTDVVFRHVISEAGRPDVFFTEFTNTTSYCHPDGMDNVRNRLAFTEDEQPIVAHIWGDNPEHFRQMSIGMKELGFKGIDINMGCPVDNVAERGKGAGLILHPERASEIIQAAKVGGLPVSVKTRLGFTNVAEWRDWLTHILKQDIANLSIHLRTREEMSKVAAHWELIADIKKLRDEVAPKTLLTINGDIPDRSTGLKLVEQYGVDGVMIGRGVFSNPFAFEKEPTEHSAKEYLSLLSLHLDLHDHYSKEFETRSFKALQRFFKIYVRGFKGASQLRVQLLNAHSTDEVRELLAAYTANVLTE is encoded by the coding sequence ATGAATCAAAATAATTTCTGGCTTGATTTACCACGGCCATTTTTCATTTTAGCTCCAATGGAGGATGTGACAGATGTCGTTTTTCGTCATGTCATTAGTGAGGCTGGACGGCCCGATGTATTTTTTACGGAATTCACCAATACAACGAGCTATTGTCATCCAGATGGTATGGACAATGTACGTAACCGTTTAGCATTCACAGAAGATGAGCAGCCGATTGTCGCACATATTTGGGGAGACAACCCTGAACATTTCCGTCAAATGAGTATCGGAATGAAGGAACTAGGCTTTAAAGGTATCGATATTAATATGGGGTGCCCTGTCGATAATGTGGCTGAAAGAGGCAAAGGAGCCGGCTTAATTCTTCATCCTGAACGTGCCTCTGAAATCATTCAAGCCGCAAAGGTAGGAGGCTTACCTGTAAGTGTAAAAACGAGACTTGGCTTTACAAATGTAGCCGAGTGGCGTGATTGGCTCACTCATATACTGAAACAGGATATCGCCAATCTTTCTATTCATCTTCGTACACGAGAAGAAATGAGCAAAGTTGCAGCCCATTGGGAATTAATTGCAGATATCAAAAAACTGCGAGATGAAGTTGCTCCTAAAACATTGCTGACGATCAACGGAGATATTCCAGATCGTTCAACAGGCCTAAAGCTAGTTGAGCAATACGGTGTCGATGGTGTAATGATAGGCAGAGGTGTGTTTTCAAACCCGTTTGCCTTTGAAAAGGAGCCGACAGAGCATAGTGCTAAAGAATACCTTAGCTTGCTATCCCTTCACCTGGATCTCCATGATCATTACTCTAAAGAATTTGAAACGCGCTCATTTAAAGCATTACAACGCTTCTTTAAAATATATGTACGTGGCTTCAAAGGGGCTAGTCAATTAAGAGTTCAATTACTAAATGCCCATTCGACTGACGAAGTACGTGAACTATTAGCTGCCTATACTGCCAATGTATTAACGGAGTAG
- a CDS encoding VUT family protein, which translates to MRILFYLLSIVVANVVTAAFAPLHFGMFIVPMGTLLIGATFIFRDLVQNKYGRAKTYIVIITALILSAVVSFLLGDTLLIVVASALSFVVAETADTEIYSRLKLPMAWRVLYSGIVGGFLDSAIFVVIGLSPLGANMLPWEAVPAAIFGQIIVKTIIQMFGALILGQVGAMKEKRLISG; encoded by the coding sequence ATGAGAATACTATTTTATTTATTATCTATTGTCGTTGCTAATGTGGTAACGGCAGCATTTGCGCCGTTACATTTTGGTATGTTTATCGTGCCAATGGGGACGCTTTTAATTGGAGCGACTTTTATTTTTCGCGATCTTGTGCAAAATAAATATGGTAGAGCAAAGACATATATAGTTATTATTACAGCTTTAATTTTATCAGCAGTAGTGTCATTCCTTCTAGGGGATACACTTTTGATTGTGGTAGCGTCAGCCCTATCATTTGTTGTCGCTGAAACGGCTGATACAGAAATTTATAGTCGATTGAAATTACCAATGGCATGGCGTGTGCTCTACAGTGGAATTGTTGGAGGATTTCTGGATTCTGCTATTTTCGTAGTAATCGGCTTGAGTCCATTGGGGGCTAATATGTTGCCTTGGGAAGCGGTGCCTGCCGCCATTTTTGGACAAATTATTGTGAAAACGATTATTCAAATGTTCGGTGCACTAATTTTAGGCCAAGTTGGTGCAATGAAAGAAAAACGTCTTATTTCAGGATAA
- the queF gene encoding preQ(1) synthase has protein sequence MSGRSHEEGLKDLTLLGNQGTQYSYDYAPEVLEAVDNLHSNRDYFVKFNCPEFTSLCPLTHQPDFATMYISYIPDKKIVESKSLKLYLFSFRNHGDFHEDCVNIIMNDLITLLDPRYIEVWGKFTPRGGISIDPWCNYGKPGTKYEEIANYRLMNHDLNPEKIDNR, from the coding sequence ATGTCTGGTCGAAGTCATGAAGAAGGACTAAAGGATTTAACATTGTTGGGTAACCAAGGTACACAATATTCATATGATTATGCACCTGAAGTTTTGGAGGCAGTAGATAATCTTCATTCCAATCGAGATTATTTCGTTAAGTTTAATTGTCCAGAGTTCACTAGTTTATGTCCGCTTACACATCAGCCTGATTTTGCAACGATGTATATCTCGTATATCCCTGATAAAAAAATTGTTGAGAGTAAATCACTAAAATTGTATTTATTCAGTTTTAGAAATCACGGAGATTTCCATGAGGATTGCGTTAATATCATTATGAATGATTTAATTACATTACTTGACCCAAGATATATAGAGGTTTGGGGGAAATTTACTCCACGAGGTGGTATCTCGATCGATCCATGGTGTAACTATGGGAAGCCAGGAACTAAATACGAAGAAATAGCCAATTATCGTTTAATGAACCACGATCTTAACCCAGAAAAAATTGATAATCGATAA
- a CDS encoding leucine-rich repeat domain-containing protein → MELIKLNCPNCDGKIEYKEGQSFKCPYCDTEIMLKENKVYYVDQTIHNYYGTPSPSTMPRPKSNLKVLLIVPIIILCAFFVYFLLGNNHTEYGNQEQIPVRTMPESEVLLFFLKDIFEKGELLPTQEEIASIRYLAAYYSDDQWHFDYSLDDPFTNKNAKISTYIMMDKLLNTQKIEQKDFEAFTGLAVLKLMNDYEISQSENVSFLHLKNLKSYTGSFNESFSKIAEYFSDKSNVIELSIQIRSNNELALLLEFPNLQSLEISYMTEEVTDFQLLNKLPLKSLSLKSTNDLKWLSTLTNLESLALEISEATDFNSLYSLNQLQELKLSSVRNLKTLDFIDNMPNLQSLDLEYMNITNLEKLRNKSSLTKLRLSSPGQLELLDIVNSLSSLTELSVTGYYGDTSTIVVPHLKKAELPGSFIEKLEAPALKDLTVYISGGAGVSFDGSELLKYPQLEQLTAREYGDFTGIRSFNQLPNLHTLNFNETAFFQETSELFNLQHVKTLNCYKCSLQLNSTQPFTNNVLEHLTLNDVTSRIGNGDWVQDVEKVIPYFVDFSALRSFTLQDSSLQSLNIMKNWQQIEVLHLENNAISNVEPLVNLPNLKKLYILGNQVQNKSVLDKGRIEIY, encoded by the coding sequence GTGGAATTGATTAAATTAAATTGCCCAAATTGTGATGGGAAAATTGAATACAAAGAAGGGCAATCATTCAAATGTCCTTATTGCGATACTGAAATAATGTTGAAAGAGAATAAGGTGTATTATGTAGATCAAACCATTCATAATTATTACGGAACACCTTCTCCTAGTACGATGCCACGCCCAAAATCAAATCTAAAGGTGCTTCTTATTGTGCCGATTATAATCCTTTGTGCATTTTTTGTTTATTTTCTTTTGGGTAACAATCATACAGAATACGGCAATCAAGAGCAAATCCCAGTTCGAACAATGCCTGAAAGCGAAGTGTTATTATTCTTTTTAAAAGATATTTTTGAAAAAGGTGAATTATTGCCCACTCAAGAAGAAATCGCAAGCATTCGTTATTTGGCCGCCTATTATTCTGACGATCAATGGCATTTTGATTACAGTCTCGACGATCCATTTACAAATAAAAACGCCAAGATTTCCACTTATATTATGATGGATAAGTTATTGAATACACAAAAAATCGAACAGAAAGATTTTGAAGCCTTTACAGGACTGGCTGTCTTAAAGCTTATGAATGATTATGAAATCTCACAGAGTGAAAATGTAAGCTTCCTACATCTGAAAAACTTAAAGAGCTATACAGGTAGCTTTAATGAATCATTTAGTAAAATTGCGGAATATTTTAGCGATAAATCTAATGTTATAGAGCTCTCAATTCAAATACGAAGTAATAATGAGCTTGCTTTATTATTAGAGTTTCCTAATCTTCAATCACTTGAAATTTCTTATATGACTGAAGAGGTTACAGATTTCCAGCTACTAAATAAATTACCACTAAAATCGCTGTCATTAAAATCTACCAACGATTTAAAGTGGTTGTCTACACTCACTAATTTAGAATCGTTAGCACTAGAAATTAGTGAGGCGACAGATTTTAACTCACTTTATTCATTGAATCAATTACAAGAATTGAAACTCTCATCAGTAAGAAATTTAAAAACGCTTGATTTTATAGATAATATGCCTAACCTACAATCACTTGATCTTGAATATATGAACATTACGAATTTAGAAAAACTTAGAAATAAATCATCTTTGACAAAGCTGCGTTTATCTTCTCCAGGACAATTAGAATTGCTTGATATTGTGAACAGTCTATCATCACTGACTGAGTTATCGGTAACTGGTTATTATGGAGATACGTCAACAATTGTAGTGCCCCATTTGAAAAAGGCCGAACTTCCAGGTTCTTTTATAGAAAAGTTAGAGGCGCCAGCTTTAAAAGATTTGACGGTTTATATAAGTGGGGGAGCAGGAGTGTCCTTTGATGGATCAGAATTACTGAAATACCCACAGCTAGAACAACTTACAGCAAGAGAATATGGTGATTTTACAGGTATTCGTTCTTTCAATCAACTACCGAATCTGCATACACTTAACTTTAATGAGACAGCGTTTTTTCAGGAAACAAGTGAATTATTCAATTTACAGCATGTAAAAACCTTAAATTGTTATAAATGTAGTCTTCAATTAAATAGTACGCAACCATTCACGAATAATGTGTTGGAGCATTTAACCTTGAATGATGTAACGAGTCGAATAGGTAATGGTGATTGGGTACAAGATGTTGAGAAGGTCATACCTTACTTTGTAGACTTTTCAGCTCTCCGTTCATTCACGTTACAAGATAGTTCCTTACAATCGTTAAATATTATGAAAAACTGGCAACAAATTGAGGTTCTTCATCTGGAAAACAACGCTATTTCAAATGTAGAGCCTTTAGTGAATCTACCTAATTTGAAAAAGCTTTATATTTTAGGAAATCAGGTGCAAAATAAGTCTGTTCTAGACAAAGGAAGAATTGAGATTTATTGA
- the queD gene encoding 6-carboxytetrahydropterin synthase QueD, with the protein MSDYKIVERLQKIDEDIQRNQLKYHAKRVLVSKEFTFDAAHHLHHYEGKCKNLHGHTYRVILGLSGYTDERGLMIDFGDIKEIWKQKIEIHLDHRYLNETLPPMNTTAENIVVWIYEKLTEALLDERYNGACVEFIRLYETPTSFAEARREWMEVE; encoded by the coding sequence ATGTCAGATTATAAAATCGTCGAGAGGCTCCAAAAAATAGATGAGGATATTCAAAGAAATCAATTGAAATACCATGCAAAGCGTGTTCTCGTAAGCAAAGAATTTACCTTCGATGCTGCTCATCATTTACATCATTATGAGGGGAAATGTAAAAATCTGCACGGTCATACCTATCGTGTCATATTAGGACTGAGTGGCTACACAGATGAACGTGGTTTGATGATTGATTTTGGCGATATAAAAGAGATATGGAAACAAAAAATAGAGATTCATTTGGATCACCGTTATTTAAATGAAACACTTCCACCTATGAATACGACGGCAGAGAACATTGTTGTTTGGATTTACGAAAAGCTGACTGAGGCCTTGCTTGATGAAAGATATAACGGTGCGTGTGTAGAGTTTATCAGGCTTTACGAAACTCCTACAAGCTTTGCAGAAGCAAGACGGGAGTGGATGGAAGTTGAATAA
- a CDS encoding YhgE/Pip family protein has product MKGLQLVLQDLVAIWKHKHGRIALIFLTLVPLIYVGFFLAGYWDPYGQLDKLPVAVVNLDEGATINNKAIHIGNDFVAQLKKGKELNFQFVSAKTAKKGLEAGDYYMIIKIPKNFSKNITTVMDKTPKPAKLLYEVNPGKNYVASQITTTAVEKMNTKINANVTKIYSETILTKFKDVSAGFMDAGTGAQKLYNGTVDAQNGSRRLTEGIQSLDEGAQKLKTGSTELSAGQKSLSSGVNELTTGSNSLYKGLHQLTDGEHSLQSGMNQVSQSITNWSVGNTKLAQGQEQAAITAKNLEEQMTQYVKEHPEANQDGKLQQIIALSKKLSTTETTLKSDQDQIEIAAKKITTAQASLQTGMETLGANITQTTEGAKQLQESTNAFASGFTKWMTGYTTLNTGITTLANGISHESSGLADLQDGLSSLAIGSNELSAKLNEAAEKTSNLQYNDSTSTMFAQPIELVESHLSKVPNYGTGIAPYFLSLAFFVGGIMAANILPLGRRERLKVTGTVHFINKLGLVYIIGIIQTLIVDLVVLLGFKLAVASVPLFILSSIIVSFTFMTFILMLIILLGNLGKLLAVTLLVFQLATCGGTFPGELENPMLARVGGFLPMAHSLKSFQEVVSLGGWSNLITQACILLIYLLLAFIIGWTSSHIQHKEPAALEMVK; this is encoded by the coding sequence ATGAAAGGATTACAATTAGTATTACAAGACTTAGTCGCCATTTGGAAACATAAGCATGGACGCATTGCTTTAATTTTTCTTACACTTGTTCCTTTAATTTACGTAGGATTCTTTTTAGCTGGCTATTGGGATCCATATGGACAATTAGATAAACTTCCCGTAGCAGTTGTCAATCTTGATGAAGGAGCTACTATCAATAATAAAGCCATTCATATCGGAAATGATTTTGTTGCTCAATTAAAAAAAGGCAAAGAGTTAAATTTTCAATTTGTCTCTGCCAAGACCGCCAAAAAGGGACTTGAAGCTGGCGACTATTATATGATTATTAAAATTCCAAAGAATTTTTCTAAAAACATAACAACGGTCATGGATAAAACACCAAAACCAGCTAAACTTTTATATGAAGTCAATCCAGGGAAAAACTATGTAGCCTCACAAATTACTACAACGGCCGTTGAAAAAATGAATACAAAAATCAATGCCAATGTCACGAAGATCTATTCTGAAACAATTCTAACTAAATTCAAGGACGTTTCAGCTGGCTTCATGGATGCAGGAACTGGAGCACAGAAACTTTATAACGGCACTGTTGATGCACAAAACGGAAGTAGAAGGTTAACAGAAGGTATTCAAAGTTTAGATGAAGGGGCACAAAAACTTAAAACAGGGAGCACGGAACTTTCAGCTGGCCAAAAGAGCTTATCTTCTGGTGTAAATGAACTTACAACCGGCTCTAATTCCTTATATAAGGGGTTACATCAGCTTACGGATGGTGAACATTCTCTACAATCGGGAATGAATCAAGTAAGCCAAAGCATTACTAACTGGTCTGTTGGAAATACAAAGTTAGCTCAGGGACAAGAACAAGCAGCTATCACCGCTAAGAATTTGGAGGAACAAATGACTCAATATGTAAAAGAACATCCTGAAGCAAATCAGGATGGGAAACTCCAACAAATTATTGCTTTATCTAAAAAATTATCTACGACAGAAACTACTTTAAAATCTGACCAAGATCAGATAGAAATAGCTGCAAAAAAAATTACTACTGCACAGGCTTCGCTTCAAACTGGGATGGAAACGTTAGGTGCTAACATTACTCAGACTACTGAAGGAGCAAAACAGTTACAAGAGAGTACGAATGCATTTGCTAGTGGGTTTACAAAATGGATGACAGGCTATACAACACTTAACACTGGCATTACAACTCTCGCAAACGGAATCAGTCATGAATCAAGCGGATTAGCGGACCTACAAGACGGGCTTTCTTCTCTAGCAATTGGCTCAAATGAATTATCAGCAAAGCTAAATGAAGCTGCAGAAAAAACGTCTAATCTTCAATACAATGACTCTACCTCAACAATGTTTGCACAACCAATTGAATTGGTAGAATCCCATTTATCCAAAGTTCCGAATTACGGGACTGGCATTGCTCCTTACTTCTTATCACTTGCTTTCTTTGTAGGAGGCATTATGGCAGCCAACATCCTACCTTTAGGACGTAGAGAACGTCTAAAAGTAACTGGAACAGTTCACTTTATTAATAAACTAGGATTAGTTTATATAATAGGAATAATTCAGACACTTATCGTGGACCTGGTCGTACTTTTAGGATTTAAATTAGCAGTAGCAAGTGTACCGTTATTTATCCTATCAAGTATTATCGTGTCATTTACTTTCATGACCTTCATCCTGATGCTTATTATTCTCTTAGGGAATCTTGGTAAATTACTAGCTGTCACTCTCTTAGTATTTCAACTAGCAACCTGTGGCGGAACTTTCCCAGGAGAACTTGAAAATCCAATGTTAGCTAGGGTTGGAGGGTTTTTACCGATGGCCCACTCATTGAAAAGCTTCCAGGAGGTTGTTTCTCTCGGTGGCTGGTCAAACTTAATCACACAAGCATGTATATTACTTATTTACCTTTTACTCGCTTTCATCATCGGCTGGACTTCAAGTCATATACAGCATAAAGAACCAGCAGCCTTAGAAATGGTAAAGTAA
- the queC gene encoding 7-cyano-7-deazaguanine synthase QueC, translating to MKKEKAIVVFSGGQDSTTCLFWAKERFKEIEAVTFDYGQRHLLEIECAKVITKELGVKHHILDMTLLNQLAPNALTRQDIEVKDGENGELPSTFVPGRNLLFLSFAGVLASQVGAKHIVTGVCETDFSGYPDCRDIFIKSLNVTLNLSMNDSFVIDTPLMWLNKAQTWELADQLGALEFVRERTLTCYNGVIADGCGECPACNLRKKGLDEYLSYRKEF from the coding sequence ATGAAGAAGGAAAAAGCGATTGTTGTATTTAGTGGAGGTCAGGACAGCACAACATGTTTGTTCTGGGCAAAAGAACGTTTTAAAGAGATTGAGGCAGTAACTTTTGATTATGGTCAAAGGCATCTTCTGGAAATTGAATGTGCGAAGGTGATAACAAAGGAGCTTGGTGTCAAGCATCACATTCTGGATATGACACTCCTGAATCAGCTTGCCCCGAATGCATTGACACGACAAGACATAGAGGTGAAGGACGGAGAAAATGGTGAGCTTCCATCGACTTTTGTGCCTGGTCGAAATCTACTTTTTCTTTCATTTGCTGGTGTTTTAGCGAGCCAAGTGGGAGCAAAGCATATTGTAACGGGTGTGTGTGAAACAGACTTTAGCGGATATCCGGATTGCCGAGATATTTTTATTAAATCCTTGAATGTAACGTTAAATTTATCTATGAATGATTCTTTTGTCATTGATACACCGTTGATGTGGCTGAATAAGGCACAGACTTGGGAGCTTGCTGATCAGCTTGGGGCGCTTGAGTTTGTTCGAGAAAGAACGTTAACTTGCTATAACGGTGTCATAGCAGATGGCTGTGGTGAATGCCCAGCGTGTAACCTGCGAAAAAAAGGGCTTGATGAGTATTTGAGTTATAGGAAGGAGTTTTAA
- a CDS encoding thiamine pyrophosphate-binding protein, with amino-acid sequence MKAARTVLEYLKNSGVQYIFGIPAGSVNAFFDELYDMKELTPIVTKHEGAASYMAAAYAKYTNHLSVCIGCSGPGGTNLVTGAANAMREHLPVLFLTGAVPVNTIGLNASQELDAQPIFQSVTKYSVTVKESKDLLKEIVKASEIAISGVPGPVHIAIPIDVQHETVENVEIPASPKRTAMVPEIDTIKNVAEQLIQRKNGYILVGQGVRNSVESLLELAEILNWPIITTPQAKGYIPEDHPLLVGVFGFAGHEAASELIAEGDGQVLLIVGSSLGETATNNYNLNLTKNRFSIQMDFDQSVFNRKYEIDMPVLGDINLSLLLLIEELRAKGLTRTSLEIKENKEILENAEEYNTKNVLLNIQKYLPASTRYTIDIGEFMSYVIHHMKVLDYDTFNINVHFGAMGSGIGSAIGSKLAEPERPVVCITGDGCFFMHGMEILTAKEYNLPILFIVMNNARLGMVYHGHALQFQRTHPSFEQNPINISAMASAMDIPSFQVTGLQDITNDMINNLMNLNGPAVLEVVLTDHNTPPMGDRVKFLSSFGK; translated from the coding sequence ATGAAAGCAGCTCGTACGGTCTTAGAGTATTTAAAAAATAGCGGTGTGCAATATATTTTTGGTATTCCAGCAGGTTCAGTCAATGCATTTTTTGATGAACTCTATGATATGAAGGAATTAACACCGATTGTCACAAAGCATGAAGGAGCAGCATCATATATGGCTGCTGCTTACGCAAAGTATACAAATCATCTAAGTGTATGTATTGGCTGTAGTGGTCCAGGGGGGACAAATCTTGTAACAGGTGCCGCAAATGCCATGCGAGAGCATTTGCCGGTTTTATTTTTAACTGGTGCTGTTCCTGTTAATACAATTGGTCTAAATGCCTCTCAGGAATTGGATGCGCAACCGATTTTCCAATCAGTTACCAAGTATAGTGTAACTGTTAAAGAATCAAAGGATTTATTAAAGGAAATAGTAAAAGCCTCCGAAATTGCTATATCGGGAGTTCCTGGTCCGGTACATATTGCTATACCAATCGATGTTCAACATGAAACAGTTGAAAACGTAGAAATACCAGCTTCACCAAAAAGAACAGCCATGGTTCCTGAAATAGATACCATTAAAAATGTAGCCGAACAGCTAATACAAAGAAAAAATGGTTATATTTTGGTAGGACAAGGGGTAAGAAATTCTGTTGAATCATTATTAGAATTAGCAGAAATTCTTAATTGGCCTATTATTACAACACCACAAGCCAAAGGGTACATTCCAGAGGATCATCCTCTCCTCGTTGGCGTTTTCGGTTTTGCTGGTCACGAAGCCGCTTCAGAATTGATAGCTGAAGGAGATGGACAAGTATTATTAATTGTAGGTTCAAGTTTAGGTGAAACAGCAACAAATAACTACAATTTAAATCTTACAAAAAACCGCTTTTCTATACAGATGGACTTTGACCAATCCGTCTTCAATCGAAAATACGAGATTGATATGCCCGTGCTAGGTGATATCAATCTAAGTTTATTATTACTTATTGAAGAATTAAGAGCGAAAGGTTTAACAAGAACCTCCCTTGAGATTAAAGAAAATAAAGAAATTCTTGAAAATGCAGAGGAATATAACACGAAAAATGTTCTGTTAAATATTCAAAAATATTTACCAGCATCTACAAGGTATACTATCGATATCGGAGAGTTTATGTCCTATGTCATTCATCATATGAAAGTTTTAGATTATGATACTTTTAATATAAATGTTCATTTTGGCGCAATGGGAAGTGGGATTGGATCTGCTATTGGTTCGAAATTAGCTGAACCTGAACGTCCTGTTGTATGTATCACTGGTGATGGTTGTTTCTTCATGCATGGAATGGAAATATTAACAGCGAAAGAGTATAATTTACCGATTTTATTTATTGTCATGAATAATGCTCGTTTAGGCATGGTATATCATGGACATGCTTTACAGTTTCAACGTACTCATCCATCCTTTGAGCAAAATCCAATTAATATAAGTGCTATGGCTTCAGCGATGGATATACCGAGTTTCCAAGTAACTGGACTACAAGATATTACTAACGATATGATTAATAACTTAATGAATTTAAATGGACCAGCTGTATTGGAAGTAGTTTTAACAGATCATAACACACCTCCTATGGGAGACCGAGTTAAATTTTTATCGTCTTTTGGGAAATAG
- a CDS encoding LysR family transcriptional regulator produces MELLQLKYFQTVARLEHMTKAAEQLQIAQPSLSKTISRLEEDLGVELFDREHRKISLNAAGKVFLNRVDRAFAELNEGQRELNQFIDQDQKSITLAVTIPRVLPSLLGSFLSKHPDVRFQQFLKSVSSMKKMLLEGDLDYCISSIPIEGEGVRWEPLITEEIFLIVPPNHQLAERESIRLEEVKDEAFISMNTGYGFRNLTDQFCREAGFVQHIAFEGDEPTVISDLVRQGLGVAFVSELSWVPKSGQFPHKLRIVEPTCQRTIGLAWSEKRYFTPIAKQFRLFVLDYFLSISQSK; encoded by the coding sequence ATGGAACTTTTGCAATTAAAATACTTTCAAACAGTTGCTCGGCTGGAACATATGACGAAGGCAGCAGAACAACTTCAAATTGCCCAGCCATCCCTTAGTAAAACGATTTCTCGTTTAGAGGAAGATTTAGGAGTGGAATTGTTTGATCGGGAACATCGGAAAATAAGTCTGAATGCAGCTGGAAAAGTTTTTTTAAATCGTGTGGATCGAGCTTTTGCAGAATTGAATGAGGGTCAAAGAGAACTTAATCAATTTATCGATCAAGATCAAAAGAGTATTACATTAGCAGTTACCATTCCAAGAGTGTTACCTTCATTATTAGGTTCTTTTTTATCGAAACATCCCGATGTTCGTTTTCAACAATTTCTAAAATCTGTTTCTTCTATGAAGAAAATGCTATTAGAAGGGGATTTAGATTATTGTATTTCTTCAATTCCAATTGAAGGAGAGGGCGTAAGATGGGAGCCACTCATTACGGAAGAAATATTTTTGATTGTACCACCTAATCATCAGCTAGCAGAGAGGGAAAGTATCCGGCTTGAAGAAGTGAAGGATGAAGCATTTATTAGCATGAATACAGGGTATGGATTCCGAAACTTAACTGACCAGTTTTGCCGGGAAGCAGGATTTGTTCAACATATTGCTTTTGAGGGAGACGAACCTACCGTTATTTCAGACTTAGTTAGGCAAGGATTAGGTGTAGCTTTCGTTTCTGAATTATCATGGGTACCTAAATCAGGACAGTTTCCGCATAAGCTTCGAATAGTTGAACCAACTTGTCAACGAACAATTGGATTAGCCTGGTCCGAAAAGCGCTACTTCACACCAATTGCAAAGCAATTTCGCTTATTTGTTTTAGACTATTTTTTATCAATTTCTCAAAGTAAATAA
- the queE gene encoding 7-carboxy-7-deazaguanine synthase QueE: MNKVPIIEIFGPTIQGEGMVVGQKTMFVRTAGCDYSCSWCDSSFTWDGSGKHLIVQMTAEEIWSELKRLGGSGFSFVTISGGNPALYPYLQELIAILKENNIKVSVETQGSRWQKWMYEIDELTISPKPPSSGMTTDYSMLSNIFEKLKNRNSNHHTSLKIVVFNQEDYDYAKQIHHRYPTIPFYLQVGNDDLTSIDNSRIAIHLLDKYHELIDRVIKDEELRDVKVLPQLHALVWGNKRGV; this comes from the coding sequence TTGAATAAAGTACCTATTATCGAAATTTTTGGACCAACAATTCAAGGTGAGGGAATGGTAGTTGGCCAGAAGACGATGTTTGTAAGAACTGCAGGCTGTGATTATTCTTGTTCCTGGTGTGATTCATCATTTACGTGGGATGGTAGCGGAAAGCATCTTATTGTCCAAATGACAGCAGAAGAGATTTGGTCTGAATTAAAACGTCTTGGTGGCAGTGGATTTTCATTTGTTACGATTTCGGGCGGTAATCCTGCACTCTATCCATATTTGCAAGAGCTCATTGCAATTTTAAAAGAAAACAACATAAAGGTTAGTGTGGAAACGCAGGGAAGTAGATGGCAAAAATGGATGTATGAGATTGATGAGCTGACAATTTCACCAAAGCCACCTAGTTCTGGAATGACTACGGACTATTCGATGCTCTCAAATATCTTCGAAAAACTTAAAAATCGAAACAGTAATCACCATACATCCCTCAAAATAGTCGTTTTTAATCAAGAGGATTACGACTATGCTAAACAAATTCATCATCGTTATCCAACGATTCCTTTTTATCTCCAAGTTGGTAACGATGATCTTACGTCGATTGATAATTCACGAATAGCTATCCATTTATTAGATAAATATCATGAGCTCATTGATCGAGTAATAAAGGATGAAGAATTAAGAGATGTCAAAGTACTACCGCAGTTACATGCTCTTGTTTGGGGGAATAAAAGAGGTGTATAG